TGGGCGTATGAAAAAAAGAAGGAAAAGGCACTTTCTGTCCTAAGCGAGCCGGATGAGGCACAGGAAAGATTGCAGGAAGGGCAGGGGGCGAAAAGTGAAATGCTTAAGGCCATGCACTATGAAATTAACGCAGTCTGATTGGTTGAGTTTATGATTTTCCCAAACATACTTAGGAAATTGAAAAGGGGGCCGCAGGTGATTTTGCCAAAGGACATTGGCATGATACTTGCCTACTCTGGAGTTGGCAAGACATCAAAGGCTGTTGATGCGGGCGCGGGAAGCGGCTGGCTTGCAATTTCCCTTGGAAATGTATGCAAATCAGTTGTGGCTTACGAGTGGCGTGAGGACTTTGTCAAGCTTGCCTCAGAAAACGTGCAGAGGGCTGGATTGAAGAATGTGAAAATTAAGCACGCAAGCGTGTTTGACGGCATAAAGGAAAAGGAATTGGACTTGGTGACACTTGACCTTGCAGATTCTGACAAGGCAGTGGGACATGCGTATGGGGCGCTAAAGGATGGCGGAATGCTTGTCGGCTATCTGCCGCACGCAGAGCAGGTGCAGAGGTTTGTAAAAGCATGCGAGGGGTGCGGGCAAGCAGGTGCAAGCAAAGGCACAGACAGCGGATTTGGCGATAAAGAAAACGGCACTGGTGCATCTGGCGGCAGTTCTGGCGGGCATGCGGCTGGCTTCGGCAAATCTGGCTGTGGTTTTGGCAGGATTGAGACAATAGAGTGCATGGTGCGTGAATATCTGGTGCGCGAGGCAGGTTTTAGGCCTGAAAATACGGGACTGACGCACACCGCCTATCTTGTTTTTGCACTGAAAGTGCCGCCGCCACAAAGGAATTAAAAAGAAACAGTCCGAGATTCACGCACCTATCTTGTTTTGTATCCGAATCTTTTTTCGTAATCCTTGTGTGTAAGCCATTCAAGAATTACTGAAATTATCTCTACCCTGTTACCTACAAGGTAATACATAAGCCGCCAGCCATCAGGCAAGTCGTATTTCCGAAGGTTGTCAATTCCGAATTTTTTCGCATACTCATCAGGCCAGAGATGTCTTGGGATTTTTATGCCGCAAAGCGGGTTTTCCTTCAAGTCACCAATTGCACGGTCAAGGTATTTTGCAAGCTCCTGCTCCTCAAACTTGCCAGATTTTAGCTGCTGGTAGGCATTTAGGAGAGACTCATCTGCAAATGAAACGCTTTTGGCTCTGTTGTCCTTCATGCTATCACTAGCCCCCGCCCTTTCAACTCAGCCACCTTTGCAGGATTCCAAAGCCAAGTCACAGTCCTGTCAGGCTCGATATATATTTTGCCAGAATATTCCAGGTAGTCCAATATCGTGATATATGTGGTCCACATGACCTTTTTTGGCAAAAGCTTCCAAATTTGCGTTATGGTTTTCTCGCTTTTGTGCCTGTATAGTGCCTTTTCTACCATAAGAACAGTGTCAAGTCTTGGGTATCTGCCAAGATTTTTCGGGCTGAAGGTTGCAAAGCCAACGCCTACAGACTTCCTGGCTGGTTTAACTAAATCTATTGTCGTCATATGTATCACTTGATTAATTTATCAGTTGATAAATTAATAAGGTTTTCGTATTTGTAATCAAGTCTAATTTCTCTTGGTGCGGATCCTGATCTCCCTGCGGGAAATCGTATCCTTGTTTTCTGCGGAAAAATGCGGGCGGTGTGATTTTCAGGCTTTTTTGGATGATTATTTTCCCAAAAAGCCTCAGGCGCGGCTGGAAAACCGGCAATTACAGCAGTGCGCATTCCAAATACTTGCATAAGTCCATCATTTTCTCCCCGATTTATAAATTCTTGTTTCCTAAAATCCAGGGGTGCATTTCAATGAGAACTTTGGCAGTAATAAGTGGCAGTGGCCTTGAGAAGTTCATGGACGGCAGGGGCAAATCTGCTCCAAAACAAGCCTGGTAAAAACCCCGTTTGGGCCTGCTTCCATTATCAGGGGCACATTGAATGGCATGCCATTCATCCTGCTGCCAAGGCATGGAAAAAAAACACACAATCCCCCCGCACAAAATTGACCACAGGGCCAATGTTTTTGCACTTGCGGAAGTGGGGGCTACAGACGTGCTTTCAGTTTCAGCAGTCGGCCTTACAGGAAAAAAACCGTTCAGTGTGGGGCAGTTTGTTCTCGTAGAAGACCTGTTTAGGATTATGGACACCCCAACCTTTATCGAGGACTTTAAAGGCGGAATAGTGCACCCGGACATGAGTGCTCCCT
The Candidatus Parvarchaeota archaeon DNA segment above includes these coding regions:
- a CDS encoding methyltransferase domain-containing protein; the protein is MIFPNILRKLKRGPQVILPKDIGMILAYSGVGKTSKAVDAGAGSGWLAISLGNVCKSVVAYEWREDFVKLASENVQRAGLKNVKIKHASVFDGIKEKELDLVTLDLADSDKAVGHAYGALKDGGMLVGYLPHAEQVQRFVKACEGCGQAGASKGTDSGFGDKENGTGASGGSSGGHAAGFGKSGCGFGRIETIECMVREYLVREAGFRPENTGLTHTAYLVFALKVPPPQRN